In one window of Chryseobacterium sp. JV274 DNA:
- a CDS encoding organic hydroperoxide resistance protein, with protein MKTLYTTQVTAQGGRNGHVKSENGVLDLEVRMPKNLGGANDDFANPEMLFAAGYSACFDSALNRVISLSKVKTGETTVTAQVSIGQLENGGFGLAAELDVNIPGVSIEEAQALTEKAHQICPYSNATRNNMEVKLSVTNND; from the coding sequence ATGAAAACATTATATACAACTCAGGTAACTGCTCAAGGAGGCAGAAACGGACATGTAAAAAGTGAAAACGGAGTTTTGGATCTTGAAGTAAGAATGCCAAAAAATCTGGGAGGAGCCAATGATGATTTTGCCAATCCTGAAATGCTTTTTGCAGCTGGATATTCTGCATGTTTCGACAGTGCTCTGAACAGAGTAATCAGCCTTTCTAAAGTGAAAACCGGAGAAACAACTGTTACTGCACAAGTGAGCATTGGCCAACTTGAGAACGGAGGTTTCGGTCTGGCAGCAGAGCTTGACGTCAACATTCCCGGAGTTTCTATTGAGGAAGCACAGGCTCTGACAGAAAAGGCACACCAGATCTGCCCTTATTCTAATGCAACCAGAAATAATATGGAGGTGAAACTATCAGTAACCAACAACGATTAA
- a CDS encoding MarR family winged helix-turn-helix transcriptional regulator, translating to MENPKTPKLENQICFPLYVIAKEITGLYRPFLDELDMTYPQYLVMMVLWEGDGLTVTHIGEKLYLDSGTLTPLLKRLESKGFISRKRKKEDERVVEVFLDEAGKQLQKKACEIPGKIQEKLGIQPEELLHLKDTVLKILNKIEK from the coding sequence ATGGAAAATCCGAAAACACCTAAACTAGAAAACCAGATTTGCTTCCCGCTGTATGTTATTGCCAAGGAGATTACAGGACTTTATCGTCCTTTCCTCGATGAGCTTGACATGACGTATCCGCAATACCTTGTAATGATGGTATTATGGGAAGGTGACGGACTTACGGTAACGCATATCGGAGAAAAACTGTATCTGGATAGTGGAACTTTAACACCTCTTCTTAAAAGACTGGAGTCTAAAGGATTTATCAGCAGAAAAAGAAAAAAAGAGGACGAAAGAGTAGTTGAAGTATTTTTAGATGAGGCTGGCAAACAGCTTCAGAAAAAGGCATGTGAAATTCCGGGAAAAATTCAGGAAAAACTGGGTATACAGCCGGAAGAACTGCTGCATCTTAAAGACACAGTCCTAAAAATATTAAACAAAATAGAAAAATAA
- a CDS encoding NAD(P)H-dependent oxidoreductase — protein MSLIENLNWRHAVKAYDPNKKISQEDLTTILESARLAPTSSGLQPFRIIVVENQELKEKMVAGALNPEVMRDSSHVLVFAAWDSYSNEKIDKVYDYHTDVRDLPRGRFGSYTDTIKKMYGAQTPEEHFAHTARQTYIALGIALAQAAELKIDSTPAEGFNNAVVDEVLGLKELGLKSVTLLYLGYRDEANDWLSSMKKVRIPMDEFIIKK, from the coding sequence ATGTCATTAATAGAAAACCTAAACTGGAGACATGCTGTAAAAGCTTATGACCCGAACAAAAAAATTTCACAGGAAGACCTTACTACTATTTTAGAATCAGCAAGACTGGCTCCTACTTCATCCGGATTGCAGCCCTTCCGAATTATTGTAGTAGAAAATCAGGAGTTGAAAGAGAAAATGGTAGCCGGAGCTTTAAACCCTGAAGTAATGAGAGATTCTTCTCACGTTTTGGTATTTGCAGCATGGGACAGCTATTCTAATGAAAAAATTGACAAAGTTTACGATTATCATACGGATGTAAGAGATCTTCCGAGAGGACGTTTCGGAAGCTATACTGATACAATCAAGAAAATGTACGGAGCACAGACTCCTGAAGAACATTTTGCACATACTGCCCGCCAGACTTATATTGCCTTAGGAATTGCTCTTGCACAGGCGGCAGAACTTAAAATCGACAGTACTCCGGCAGAAGGATTCAACAATGCTGTAGTGGATGAAGTACTGGGATTAAAAGAACTGGGATTAAAAAGTGTAACTCTTTTATATCTTGGATACCGTGATGAAGCTAATGACTGGCTTTCTTCTATGAAAAAAGTCAGAATTCCAATGGATGAATTTATCATAAAAAAGTAA
- a CDS encoding SDR family oxidoreductase, translating to MQRFKNKTALITGGTNGMGLATAQKFIEEGGKVIITGRSEETVNIALEKLGEKAFRIVSNAGNIKDLMNLRQEVRKYTEHIDLVFANAGYGKFAPVEYVDENQFDELFNLLVKGPFFTVQQLLPLMNSGSSVIFNTSVATDIAMHNFSVYSAAKSAVQSFIKTFAVELTERGIRVNGVSPGHIKTNIFNNTGLTGEQIESAIEDIIPTIPFKRQGEPSEIANVVLFLASEEASYIHGAEVKVDAGISVIR from the coding sequence ATGCAGAGATTTAAAAACAAAACCGCTTTGATTACAGGTGGAACCAATGGGATGGGTTTGGCTACTGCTCAAAAATTCATCGAAGAAGGAGGAAAAGTTATTATCACAGGGAGAAGTGAAGAGACCGTCAATATCGCTTTAGAAAAACTGGGGGAAAAGGCTTTTAGAATCGTATCCAACGCAGGAAATATAAAAGACCTGATGAACCTCCGGCAGGAAGTCAGAAAATATACAGAACATATTGATCTGGTCTTTGCCAATGCAGGATATGGAAAATTTGCTCCTGTAGAATATGTGGATGAAAATCAGTTTGACGAACTTTTTAATCTCCTGGTAAAAGGTCCTTTTTTTACAGTGCAGCAGCTATTGCCATTGATGAATAGCGGAAGCTCCGTTATTTTTAATACTTCTGTGGCGACAGATATTGCGATGCATAATTTTTCCGTGTATTCTGCGGCCAAATCAGCAGTGCAGTCTTTCATTAAAACATTTGCGGTAGAGCTTACTGAACGGGGTATCCGTGTCAACGGGGTGAGTCCCGGACATATTAAAACAAACATTTTTAATAATACAGGCTTAACCGGAGAACAGATTGAAAGTGCCATTGAAGATATTATTCCTACCATACCTTTTAAAAGACAGGGCGAACCGTCAGAAATAGCTAATGTGGTTCTGTTTCTTGCTTCAGAGGAAGCCTCCTATATTCATGGAGCTGAAGTAAAAGTGGATGCCGGAATTTCTGTGATCAGATAA
- a CDS encoding protein-glutamine glutaminase, whose amino-acid sequence MKKFLLSMMVFVTMLSFNACSDSNANQDPNLVAKESNEIAMKDFGKTVPVGIEKEDGKFKISFMITAQPYYIKDSKENAGYISMIRQAVENETPVQIFLKTNTSEIAKVDKATDEDIRYFKSIFTKDVKEESRKAVSVIPNLATLNSLFAQIKNQACGTSTASSPCITFRYPVDGCYARAHKMRQILLNAGYDCEKQFVYGNLRASTGTCCVSWVYHVAILVSFKNASGIVEKRIIDPSLFSSGPVTDAAWRAACTNTSCGSASVSSYANTAGNVYYRSPAGSLLYDNNYVNTNCVLNIFSSLSGCSPSPAPSVGSCGF is encoded by the coding sequence ATGAAAAAATTTCTGTTATCCATGATGGTTTTCGTAACGATGCTGTCATTCAACGCCTGTTCAGATTCAAATGCCAACCAGGACCCGAATCTTGTTGCCAAAGAGTCAAACGAAATTGCAATGAAAGATTTCGGCAAAACTGTTCCGGTAGGGATTGAAAAAGAAGATGGGAAATTTAAAATCTCATTTATGATTACTGCCCAGCCCTACTACATAAAGGACAGTAAAGAAAATGCAGGTTATATTTCCATGATCAGACAGGCAGTTGAAAATGAAACTCCTGTTCAGATTTTCCTTAAAACCAATACCAGCGAAATCGCAAAAGTAGACAAAGCAACAGATGAAGATATCCGTTATTTCAAATCTATCTTTACTAAAGATGTAAAAGAAGAAAGCAGAAAGGCTGTAAGTGTCATTCCTAACCTTGCCACTTTAAACAGTCTGTTTGCTCAGATTAAAAACCAGGCTTGCGGAACTTCTACAGCTTCTTCTCCGTGCATCACCTTCAGATATCCTGTTGACGGATGCTACGCAAGAGCTCACAAAATGAGACAAATACTATTGAATGCAGGATATGACTGTGAAAAACAGTTTGTATATGGTAACCTTAGAGCTTCTACAGGAACATGCTGCGTATCATGGGTATATCACGTAGCGATATTGGTAAGCTTTAAAAATGCTTCCGGAATTGTTGAAAAAAGAATCATTGATCCATCATTATTCTCCAGCGGACCTGTAACTGATGCTGCATGGAGAGCTGCATGTACCAATACAAGCTGTGGATCTGCTTCTGTATCTTCATATGCCAATACAGCAGGAAATGTATACTACAGAAGCCCGGCAGGATCTTTACTGTATGATAACAATTATGTAAATACCAATTGTGTATTGAATATCTTCTCATCCCTTTCAGGATGTTCTCCTTCTCCTGCACCTAGCGTAGGAAGCTGTGGATTTTAA
- the lipB gene encoding lipoyl(octanoyl) transferase LipB has protein sequence MNTNQNKSVEFEDLGVKEYQPAWDYQEQLMKNIIDTKIKNRDLPAEQHSTTSNHLLFVEHPHVYTLGKSGHEENMLAGIDKLKEIDATFVKVNRGGDITYHGYGQVVGYPILDLENFFTDIHLYMRNLEEVIIRTIAEYGIKGERSPGETGVWLDVGKPYARKMCAMGVKASRWVTLHGFALNVNTDMRYFEYIIPCGIKDKQVTSLKRELERELTSEEVEELKAKIRKHFADVFQAELIYK, from the coding sequence ATGAATACAAATCAAAATAAATCAGTAGAATTTGAAGATTTAGGGGTCAAAGAATATCAGCCAGCCTGGGATTATCAGGAACAGCTGATGAAAAATATTATTGATACCAAAATAAAAAACAGGGATCTTCCTGCAGAACAACATAGTACTACTTCCAATCATCTTCTTTTTGTAGAGCATCCTCATGTTTATACTTTGGGAAAAAGCGGACATGAAGAAAATATGCTTGCCGGCATTGATAAACTGAAAGAGATTGATGCTACTTTCGTAAAGGTAAACCGCGGTGGAGATATTACGTATCACGGCTATGGACAGGTTGTAGGCTATCCTATCCTGGATCTTGAAAACTTTTTCACAGACATTCATTTATATATGAGAAATCTGGAAGAAGTGATCATCAGAACTATTGCCGAATATGGCATTAAGGGTGAACGTTCTCCGGGAGAAACAGGAGTATGGCTGGATGTAGGGAAACCTTACGCCAGAAAGATGTGTGCTATGGGGGTGAAAGCTTCCCGATGGGTTACCCTTCATGGTTTTGCCTTAAATGTAAATACGGATATGCGTTATTTTGAATATATCATTCCGTGTGGAATCAAAGATAAGCAGGTGACTTCTCTGAAAAGAGAACTTGAAAGAGAGCTGACATCCGAAGAAGTGGAAGAACTGAAAGCAAAAATCAGAAAACATTTTGCAGACGTTTTCCAAGCAGAATTGATCTACAAATAA
- the trpA gene encoding tryptophan synthase subunit alpha: protein MKKLNIYFTAGIPQLEDTADIIKLIQDSGADMIEIGMPYSDPVADGPVIQKAHELALQNGMTIEKLLSQLKAIKNKIRIPIILMGYINPVLSFGFERFCAACSESGVSGLILPDLPPIEFEKNYQQILQQYNLNFTFLVTPETSDERMIYLDSLSSGFLYAVSSSSTTGNENAVLKNENYLSRVASLPLKNPVMIGFGIKTKEDFENVTEKADGGIIGTAFVNILLQDKDWKKSAIDFIHSIKG from the coding sequence ATGAAAAAACTAAATATATACTTCACCGCAGGAATTCCACAATTGGAAGATACCGCTGATATTATAAAACTGATTCAGGATTCCGGAGCAGATATGATCGAAATCGGAATGCCATATTCTGATCCTGTAGCAGACGGACCGGTGATTCAGAAGGCTCATGAACTGGCTTTACAAAACGGAATGACGATTGAAAAACTGTTGTCTCAATTAAAAGCGATCAAAAACAAAATCAGAATTCCGATTATTCTGATGGGTTATATCAACCCTGTATTGAGTTTCGGATTTGAGAGATTCTGTGCGGCATGCTCCGAAAGTGGTGTTTCAGGATTGATTCTTCCGGATCTTCCTCCAATCGAGTTTGAGAAAAATTATCAGCAGATTTTACAACAATATAACCTTAATTTTACCTTTCTGGTAACGCCGGAGACTTCTGATGAAAGGATGATCTATCTGGATTCTTTAAGTTCAGGTTTTCTGTATGCAGTAAGCTCTTCCTCCACAACAGGAAATGAAAATGCCGTTTTAAAAAATGAGAACTACCTTTCCAGAGTAGCATCCCTCCCGCTTAAAAATCCTGTGATGATTGGATTCGGAATCAAAACGAAAGAGGATTTTGAAAATGTAACGGAAAAAGCAGATGGCGGTATCATAGGAACAGCCTTTGTGAATATTTTGCTTCAGGATAAAGACTGGAAGAAAAGTGCCATAGATTTTATCCATTCAATCAAAGGGTAA